A genomic stretch from Halobellus sp. LT62 includes:
- a CDS encoding lactate utilization protein, whose protein sequence is MSQHKSDYADDTEIDATLDETADEDAIETAVENLEANGFEVVVVDSAEEALEAIQSQIPAGASVMNGHSTTLEEIGFMEYLSEGDHDWESLPDEIWSIDDDAERQAARRESQTAEYFLGGINAISQTGELVAADLSGSRIGAYPFAAGNVVIVSGANKIVPTLDDALDRLESVAYPLENERAQEAYGVESAIAKQLIFRRETEPGRTTVVLIRDQFGY, encoded by the coding sequence ATGTCACAGCATAAATCCGACTACGCAGACGACACTGAAATCGACGCGACGCTCGACGAAACCGCGGACGAGGACGCGATCGAAACGGCCGTCGAGAATCTCGAAGCCAACGGCTTCGAGGTCGTCGTCGTCGACTCCGCCGAGGAGGCACTGGAGGCGATCCAGTCGCAGATTCCCGCGGGCGCGTCAGTGATGAACGGCCACTCGACGACGCTCGAAGAGATCGGCTTTATGGAGTATCTCTCCGAGGGCGACCACGACTGGGAGAGCCTCCCCGACGAGATCTGGAGCATCGACGACGACGCGGAGCGGCAGGCCGCCCGCCGCGAGTCCCAGACGGCAGAGTACTTCCTCGGCGGCATCAACGCCATCTCTCAAACGGGCGAACTCGTCGCCGCGGACCTCTCGGGCAGCAGAATCGGCGCGTATCCGTTCGCCGCGGGAAACGTCGTCATCGTCAGCGGCGCGAACAAGATCGTCCCCACGCTCGACGATGCGCTCGACCGCCTCGAATCCGTCGCCTACCCGCTGGAGAACGAGCGCGCTCAGGAGGCCTACGGCGTCGAATCCGCGATCGCGAAGCAGCTCATCTTCCGACGGGAGACCGAACCGGGCCGAACGACGGTCGTGCTCATCCGCGATCAGTTCGGCTACTGA
- a CDS encoding CDC48 family AAA ATPase: protein MNEVQLEVAKAYPNDSGRGIARLDPDTLLHLKLSPGDIIEIEGAETTAAKVWRADRQDWNTDTVRIDGFTRQNADVSIGERVTIRKAEETKAEKLVLAPPEEASVQFGSDAAGMVKRQILKRPVVERDIVPVMSSTNHPFMRSPGQAIPLIAVETEPDGVCLVTEDTEVELREEPISGFEKTGGGITYEDIGGLQGEIQRVREMVELPMKHPQIFKKLGIEPPQGVLLHGPPGTGKTLLAKAVANETSASFFSIAGPEIISKYYGESEQQLREIFEDATEESPSIIFIDELDSIAPKREDVTGEVERRVVAQLLTMMDGLETRGQVIVIAATNRVDSVDPALRRPGRFDREIEIGVPDEVGRKEILQIHTRGMPLSDDVSLDHLADETHGFVGADIESLTKEAAMKALRRYLPEIDLDEEDIPPSLIDRMIVKRQDFQGALADVEPSAMREVLVELPKVSWDDVGGLEDPKQTVKESVEWPLTSQDRFDRMGIDPPKGVLLYGPPGTGKTLIAKAVANETNANFISVRGPQLLSKWVGESEKAIRQTFRKARQVSPTIIFFDELDSLAPARGNESGNNVSERVVNQLLTELDGLEDNGNVMVIGATNRPDMIDPALIRSGRFDRLVLIGQPDEEGREQILKIHTRESPLAPDVSLREIAEITDGYVGSDLQTIAREAAIEALREDSDAEEIEMRHFRKAMESVRPTITDDLMDYYEQMQDQFKGGGRERLGEQRDGRIGFQ, encoded by the coding sequence ATGAATGAAGTTCAACTCGAAGTGGCGAAGGCGTACCCGAACGACTCGGGCCGCGGCATCGCCCGTCTCGACCCGGACACGCTGCTCCATTTGAAGCTCTCGCCGGGTGACATCATCGAAATCGAGGGCGCTGAAACCACCGCGGCGAAGGTGTGGCGCGCGGACCGGCAGGACTGGAACACCGACACAGTCCGCATCGACGGCTTCACGCGGCAGAACGCCGACGTCAGCATCGGCGAGCGCGTGACGATCCGAAAGGCCGAGGAGACGAAAGCCGAGAAACTCGTGCTCGCGCCACCGGAGGAGGCGAGCGTGCAGTTCGGCTCCGACGCCGCCGGGATGGTCAAGCGGCAGATCCTCAAGCGTCCGGTCGTCGAGCGCGACATCGTCCCGGTTATGTCGTCGACGAATCACCCGTTTATGCGGTCGCCGGGGCAGGCGATCCCGCTCATCGCCGTCGAGACCGAGCCGGACGGAGTCTGTCTCGTGACCGAGGACACGGAGGTCGAACTCCGCGAGGAGCCCATCTCGGGCTTCGAGAAGACCGGCGGCGGGATCACCTACGAGGACATCGGCGGCCTGCAGGGCGAGATCCAGCGCGTTCGGGAGATGGTCGAGCTCCCGATGAAGCACCCGCAGATCTTCAAGAAGCTCGGGATCGAGCCGCCGCAGGGCGTGCTGCTGCACGGTCCGCCGGGAACGGGTAAGACCCTGCTCGCGAAGGCCGTCGCCAACGAGACCTCCGCGAGCTTCTTCTCCATCGCGGGCCCCGAGATCATTTCCAAATACTACGGCGAATCCGAACAGCAACTCCGTGAGATCTTCGAGGACGCCACCGAGGAGTCGCCGTCGATCATCTTCATCGACGAGCTCGACTCGATCGCGCCGAAGCGCGAGGACGTGACCGGTGAGGTCGAACGGCGCGTCGTCGCCCAACTGCTGACGATGATGGACGGCCTCGAAACGCGCGGGCAGGTCATCGTCATCGCGGCGACGAACCGCGTCGACAGCGTCGACCCCGCCCTCCGCCGTCCCGGCCGCTTCGACCGCGAGATCGAGATCGGCGTGCCCGACGAAGTCGGTCGCAAGGAGATCCTCCAGATCCACACCCGGGGGATGCCGCTGTCGGACGACGTCTCGCTCGATCACCTCGCCGACGAGACGCACGGCTTCGTCGGCGCAGATATCGAGTCGCTGACGAAGGAGGCCGCGATGAAGGCACTTCGTCGGTACCTCCCGGAGATCGACCTCGACGAGGAGGACATTCCGCCGAGCCTCATCGACCGGATGATCGTCAAGCGACAGGACTTCCAGGGCGCGCTCGCGGACGTCGAGCCCTCGGCGATGCGAGAGGTGCTCGTCGAGCTACCGAAGGTGTCGTGGGACGACGTCGGCGGGTTGGAAGACCCGAAGCAGACAGTGAAAGAGAGCGTCGAGTGGCCGCTCACCTCCCAAGACAGGTTCGATCGGATGGGGATCGACCCGCCGAAGGGCGTGCTCCTCTACGGGCCGCCGGGAACGGGTAAGACGCTCATCGCGAAGGCCGTCGCCAACGAGACGAACGCGAACTTCATCTCGGTGCGAGGGCCGCAACTGCTCTCGAAGTGGGTCGGCGAGAGCGAGAAGGCCATCCGGCAGACGTTCCGGAAGGCCCGCCAAGTCAGTCCGACGATAATCTTCTTCGACGAGCTGGACAGCCTCGCGCCCGCCCGTGGCAACGAATCGGGCAACAACGTCTCCGAGCGCGTGGTGAACCAACTGCTGACCGAACTCGACGGGCTCGAAGACAACGGCAACGTGATGGTGATCGGTGCGACCAACCGACCGGATATGATCGACCCCGCGCTTATCCGCTCGGGTCGGTTCGACCGCCTCGTCCTCATCGGCCAGCCCGACGAGGAGGGCCGCGAGCAGATCCTCAAGATTCACACCCGCGAGTCGCCGCTCGCACCCGACGTGAGCCTCCGCGAGATCGCCGAGATCACCGACGGCTACGTCGGCTCCGACCTCCAGACGATCGCCCGCGAGGCCGCGATCGAGGCGCTGCGGGAGGACAGCGACGCCGAGGAGATCGAAATGCGGCACTTCCGCAAGGCGATGGAGTCCGTCCGACCGACGATCACGGACGACCTGATGGACTACTACGAGCAGATGCAGGACCAGTTCAAAGGCGGCGGCCGAGAACGGCTCGGCGAGCAGCGCGACGGACGGATCGGGTTCCAGTAG